From the Maioricimonas rarisocia genome, one window contains:
- a CDS encoding sigma-70 family RNA polymerase sigma factor: MTTSPHEHTYERFVSLFARHERAIRAYVRALLPSWQDVDDVMQEVGLACWRKFEQFDDAAPDSFVRWASVVARFEVLRHRRNCARDRLVLAEDVVELLATDAEARLDRAEAERTALERCLQKLQDAERRLLLSVHTPGDSVARIAADLGLNARRLYSKVNLLRDRIGDCVRQRLSAEAR; the protein is encoded by the coding sequence ATGACCACATCGCCTCACGAGCACACGTACGAACGGTTTGTCTCGCTCTTTGCCCGACATGAGCGAGCCATTCGGGCGTACGTCCGAGCGCTACTTCCGTCCTGGCAGGACGTCGACGACGTCATGCAGGAGGTCGGACTCGCCTGCTGGCGGAAGTTCGAGCAGTTCGACGACGCAGCGCCTGACAGTTTCGTTCGCTGGGCGTCTGTCGTGGCCCGCTTCGAGGTTCTCCGGCATCGCCGTAACTGTGCACGGGATCGGTTGGTGCTTGCCGAGGACGTCGTCGAACTGCTGGCGACCGATGCCGAAGCGCGACTGGACCGGGCGGAAGCCGAACGGACCGCACTCGAACGATGCCTGCAGAAGCTGCAGGACGCGGAGCGACGGCTACTGCTGAGCGTCCATACGCCGGGGGACTCGGTCGCCCGGATCGCGGCCGATCTGGGACTGAATGCTCGCCGCCTGTACAGCAAGGTGAACCTGCTGCGCGATCGGATTGGCGACTGCGTCCGGCAACGGCTCTCTGCGGAGGCCCGATAG
- a CDS encoding STAS domain-containing protein has protein sequence MDLAPGWQLQVDTSPEWLFFRLQAVSDDRAPEPPLAEAIQRKSAETGIRRVIFELGEGTMLQSFVAGQLVLLVKWAYLNGGAFRICSFSEDNYYVIRLMHLTDRFPNYSNREAAVMGWLP, from the coding sequence ATGGATCTGGCTCCAGGATGGCAGCTCCAGGTGGATACGAGTCCGGAGTGGCTGTTCTTCCGTCTGCAGGCGGTCAGCGACGACCGGGCCCCCGAACCACCCCTGGCCGAGGCCATCCAGCGGAAGTCGGCCGAAACCGGAATCCGCCGGGTCATCTTCGAACTCGGCGAGGGAACGATGCTGCAGAGCTTCGTCGCCGGCCAGTTGGTGCTGCTTGTCAAATGGGCCTACCTGAACGGTGGCGCCTTCCGCATCTGCTCGTTCTCCGAAGACAACTACTACGTCATCCGGCTGATGCACCTGACCGACCGCTTCCCCAATTACAGCAATCGCGAAGCGGCCGTCATGGGGTGGCTGCCGTAG
- the pckA gene encoding phosphoenolpyruvate carboxykinase (ATP), whose translation MCPLSLEQHGIGVRDVYRNLAPSTLYEEAIRHEPGTTIADTGALIAYSGEKTGRSPKDKRVVRHPDSEGDVWWGPVNFPLDDHSFMINRERAIDYLNTRSRLYVVDGFAGWDPAHRVKVRVICARPYHALFMHNMLIRPTDAELADYGDPDLVIYNAGGFPANRHTTGMTSKTSVDLSLENREVVILGTEYAGEMKKSVFTFMNYVMPRADILSMHCSATANPDTNESAVLFGLSGTGKTTLSADPKRWLIGDDEHCWSDSGIFNIEGGCYAKAIYLTREAEPQIFDALRFGAVLENVVYDQAYHHVDFADTSITENTRGAYPIDYIENARIPCVAGHPSNVIFLTCDAFGVLPPISRLTPEQAEYHFISGYTAKVAGTEVGVTEPQATFSPCFGGPFLVWHPGKYADLLSQKIRKHNASVWLVNTGWSGGAYGVGERVKLSYTRAMVDAIYSGVLNDAPTETDPVFGLHVVTSVPGVPGEILIPRNTWDNREDYDRTAKKLATLFAENFAGYSEGAKPEVLAAGPTV comes from the coding sequence ATGTGCCCCCTGAGTCTGGAGCAGCATGGCATTGGTGTCAGAGATGTCTACCGGAATCTTGCCCCGTCGACCCTCTACGAGGAGGCGATTCGGCACGAACCGGGGACCACGATTGCCGATACCGGGGCGCTCATTGCTTATTCCGGCGAGAAGACGGGACGTTCTCCAAAGGACAAGCGGGTTGTCCGGCATCCGGATTCCGAAGGGGACGTCTGGTGGGGACCGGTCAATTTCCCGCTCGACGACCATTCCTTCATGATCAACCGCGAACGGGCGATCGACTATCTGAACACCCGCTCGCGGCTGTACGTCGTCGACGGATTCGCCGGCTGGGACCCGGCTCACCGGGTGAAGGTCCGCGTCATCTGCGCCCGGCCGTATCACGCACTGTTCATGCACAACATGCTGATTCGGCCGACGGATGCTGAGCTGGCCGACTACGGCGACCCCGATCTGGTGATCTACAACGCCGGTGGCTTCCCCGCCAACCGCCACACCACCGGGATGACCTCCAAGACGAGCGTCGACCTGAGTCTCGAGAATCGTGAAGTCGTGATTCTCGGCACCGAGTACGCCGGCGAAATGAAGAAGAGCGTCTTCACGTTCATGAACTACGTCATGCCCAGGGCCGACATCCTTTCGATGCACTGCTCGGCCACTGCCAATCCCGATACGAACGAGTCCGCCGTGCTGTTCGGCCTTTCGGGAACGGGCAAGACCACGCTCTCGGCCGATCCCAAACGCTGGCTGATCGGCGACGATGAGCATTGCTGGAGCGACAGCGGCATCTTCAACATCGAAGGGGGATGCTACGCGAAAGCCATCTATCTGACCCGCGAGGCGGAGCCGCAGATCTTCGACGCGCTGCGGTTCGGGGCCGTCCTGGAGAATGTCGTCTACGACCAGGCTTACCATCATGTCGACTTTGCCGATACCAGCATCACCGAGAACACCCGCGGTGCGTACCCGATCGATTACATCGAGAATGCTCGCATCCCGTGTGTCGCCGGTCATCCGTCGAACGTCATCTTCCTGACCTGCGATGCCTTTGGCGTGCTGCCGCCGATCAGCCGGCTGACGCCCGAACAGGCCGAGTACCACTTCATCAGCGGTTACACCGCGAAAGTGGCCGGGACCGAAGTGGGGGTAACCGAGCCTCAGGCGACGTTTTCCCCCTGTTTCGGTGGGCCGTTTCTCGTGTGGCATCCGGGCAAGTACGCCGATCTCCTCTCGCAGAAGATCCGCAAGCACAATGCCAGCGTCTGGCTGGTCAACACCGGCTGGAGCGGGGGGGCCTACGGCGTGGGAGAACGCGTTAAACTCTCCTACACGCGGGCCATGGTGGACGCGATCTACTCCGGCGTACTGAATGACGCTCCGACTGAGACCGATCCGGTCTTCGGCCTGCACGTCGTCACTTCAGTCCCCGGCGTTCCCGGCGAGATCCTCATTCCCCGCAACACGTGGGACAACAGGGAGGATTACGACCGCACAGCGAAGAAGCTCGCCACGCTCTTTGCCGAAAACTTCGCCGGCTATTCTGAAGGTGCAAAGCCGGAGGTCCTCGCGGCCGGCCCCACGGTTTGA
- a CDS encoding class I SAM-dependent methyltransferase produces the protein MTNAWNRRIYSVWAPVYDLLIRSPPFAQGRQAAIDMLELAPHETVLLLGVGTGADLPLLEGHTRWFGIDLTRAMLERARRRTDFSGPSRLVQADAARLPFANGSFDAAVANLILSVVPDGRRCLEELCRVVRPGGRIVVFDKFAPDDGAVPVIRRLINPLTQFFGTDVTRRLADLTRDLPLQRQRPACQLAGGAFSACRLDLIGNTR, from the coding sequence ATGACCAACGCCTGGAATCGCAGGATCTACTCGGTCTGGGCACCAGTGTACGACCTGCTGATCCGGTCTCCACCATTCGCGCAGGGGCGTCAGGCGGCCATCGATATGCTCGAACTGGCGCCGCATGAAACCGTCCTGTTGCTGGGGGTCGGCACCGGTGCCGACCTGCCGCTGCTGGAGGGCCACACCCGCTGGTTCGGCATCGATCTCACGCGGGCGATGCTGGAACGGGCCCGCAGGCGAACCGATTTTTCCGGGCCATCCCGGCTTGTTCAGGCGGACGCAGCCCGTCTCCCGTTCGCAAACGGCAGCTTCGATGCTGCGGTCGCGAATCTGATTCTCAGTGTGGTGCCGGATGGTCGACGCTGTCTCGAGGAACTCTGTCGCGTCGTTCGCCCCGGCGGCCGAATCGTCGTGTTCGACAAGTTCGCCCCCGATGACGGGGCCGTGCCGGTGATACGGCGGCTGATCAATCCGCTGACTCAGTTCTTCGGGACGGATGTGACGCGGCGGCTGGCAGATCTGACAAGGGACCTCCCGCTGCAACGCCAACGGCCAGCGTGCCAGCTCGCCGGTGGTGCCTTCTCAGCATGCCGGTTGGACCTCATCGGGAACACGAGATGA
- a CDS encoding BON domain-containing protein produces the protein MVLATGTSDYPASASQVPTLICRVQAELERNSYLSHRPIQCVRENETVVLQGTVQTYFEKQMAQTVAAGVDGIERVINKIEVTRDHDPTS, from the coding sequence ATGGTTCTGGCCACTGGGACGAGCGATTATCCGGCAAGTGCATCGCAGGTCCCGACTCTTATCTGCCGCGTTCAGGCGGAACTCGAGCGCAACTCCTACCTCTCACATCGCCCGATCCAGTGCGTTCGGGAGAACGAGACAGTCGTGCTGCAGGGGACTGTGCAGACCTACTTTGAGAAGCAGATGGCCCAGACCGTAGCGGCGGGCGTCGATGGCATTGAGCGGGTGATCAACAAGATCGAAGTGACCAGAGATCACGATCCGACATCGTAA
- a CDS encoding inositol monophosphatase family protein: MSELPQPILEALDGPIAAAVRWAGAISRQLRRFDVSVSGKTSGNANTDALTLADLTVQELLISALRDVDPGFRNYRMEAEESTGDLHLFADQAELTISLDPIDGTKQFRDRTGDGYGVLLHLRDELNVVYSLAFLPEMGEYGTWVHAYGQTIKCGPDDPGRPAGEVIAALPAVDSATRPHSKKIYLIGFQQRDLERAQAVSEAGLEGYAPDDMPGSIYPLMATGDFGGSLIHTPNVYDFPLSLHIARILGGDAVWVDSGRPVDFRESWLDDRADMLRLPGIVACAVNRDDLQTLVDLARDWNPIRYAE; the protein is encoded by the coding sequence ATGAGTGAACTGCCGCAGCCAATTCTCGAAGCCCTCGATGGTCCGATTGCCGCCGCCGTCCGCTGGGCGGGCGCGATCTCGCGGCAACTCCGCCGGTTTGACGTGTCGGTTTCCGGCAAGACATCGGGGAACGCGAATACCGATGCCCTGACGCTGGCCGACCTGACCGTTCAGGAACTGCTCATCAGTGCGCTGCGCGATGTCGATCCGGGCTTTCGCAACTACCGGATGGAAGCGGAAGAATCGACCGGCGACCTCCACCTGTTCGCCGACCAGGCCGAGCTGACGATTTCCCTCGATCCGATCGACGGCACGAAGCAGTTCCGGGACCGGACCGGCGACGGGTATGGCGTCCTCCTGCACTTGCGGGACGAGCTCAACGTCGTCTACTCGCTGGCGTTCCTGCCGGAAATGGGAGAATACGGAACGTGGGTCCACGCATACGGGCAGACAATCAAATGTGGCCCGGATGATCCGGGTCGCCCGGCCGGAGAGGTGATCGCCGCTCTGCCGGCTGTCGATTCCGCGACGCGTCCCCACTCAAAGAAGATCTACCTGATCGGCTTCCAGCAGCGGGATCTCGAACGGGCTCAGGCGGTGAGTGAGGCCGGCCTCGAAGGGTATGCCCCCGATGACATGCCGGGCAGCATCTATCCGCTCATGGCGACCGGAGACTTCGGTGGCTCACTGATCCACACTCCCAACGTCTACGACTTCCCCCTGTCTCTGCACATTGCCCGGATTCTCGGCGGCGACGCGGTCTGGGTCGACAGCGGGCGGCCGGTCGATTTCCGGGAATCCTGGCTGGACGATCGGGCCGATATGCTGCGACTGCCCGGCATCGTGGCCTGTGCCGTCAACCGGGACGACCTGCAGACGCTTGTCGATCTGGCCCGCGACTGGAACCCGATCCGCTACGCAGAGTAG
- a CDS encoding ATP-grasp domain-containing protein gives MRIAVLGNADSWYLADLQRAAAERDCGCERIDYRMLRTSVRTGGEQTSAEGRQLEDFDAVIVRTMPPGSLEQVVFRMDLLLMLEGAGKRVLNPPRAIECAVDKYLATSRIASAGLPVPETGVCENSDAAMELFQQLDGDVVVKPLFGSEGRGILRVSDPDLAFRTFRTLERIDAVLYLQRFIPHEGYDVRVLILGDRVLGAIRRFSDGDFRTNVARAGRAERHDATDAEVRLARMAAAATGTTFAGVDLLYDLDGTCYVIEVNAVPGWRAFQRATGVDVASRVIEFLQR, from the coding sequence GTGCGAATCGCCGTTCTCGGAAATGCCGATTCCTGGTACCTGGCCGATCTGCAGCGTGCCGCGGCCGAGCGGGACTGCGGCTGCGAGCGGATCGACTACCGGATGCTGCGGACCAGTGTGAGGACGGGTGGAGAACAGACGTCCGCAGAAGGCCGGCAGCTCGAAGACTTCGATGCGGTGATTGTTCGCACGATGCCCCCCGGCTCGCTCGAGCAGGTCGTCTTTCGCATGGACCTGCTGTTGATGCTGGAAGGGGCCGGGAAACGCGTGCTGAATCCGCCGCGGGCCATTGAGTGTGCTGTCGACAAGTACCTGGCGACGTCGCGCATCGCGTCCGCAGGGTTGCCGGTGCCGGAAACCGGCGTCTGCGAAAACTCGGACGCGGCGATGGAGCTGTTTCAGCAGCTGGATGGCGACGTTGTCGTCAAGCCGTTGTTCGGTTCGGAAGGGCGGGGGATCCTGCGAGTCAGTGACCCGGATCTGGCATTTCGAACCTTCCGCACCCTCGAACGGATTGATGCCGTTCTGTACCTTCAGCGGTTCATCCCCCACGAGGGGTACGATGTCCGCGTTTTGATTCTGGGGGACCGGGTCCTGGGAGCGATCCGCCGCTTCTCGGACGGAGACTTCCGGACCAATGTCGCCAGGGCAGGGCGGGCCGAGCGCCACGACGCGACGGATGCCGAAGTCCGGCTCGCTCGAATGGCCGCAGCGGCGACCGGCACCACGTTCGCCGGCGTCGATCTCCTGTACGACCTTGACGGGACGTGTTACGTCATCGAAGTGAACGCCGTGCCGGGGTGGCGGGCCTTCCAGCGGGCGACCGGCGTCGACGTCGCGTCCCGGGTGATTGAGTTCCTGCAGAGGTAA
- the mch gene encoding methenyltetrahydromethanopterin cyclohydrolase, which produces MEDELNEPMLNDMAWDLVQQAVFAADEFRIEIPDPNSYATILDFGVEAEGSLGAGIALAEITLAGQAEVSLTPGSLGEVGWPHVFVTTDSPVEACLLSQYAGWQLTGDDFFGMGSGPMRAAAGAEDLFKALEYREDATHVVGVIESGDFPTEDVVETIAGKCGVEPGNIALLVAPTASLAGSFQVVSRSVETAMHKLLELGFDVTRVESGMGWAPLAPVAADDLQGIGRTNDAILYGGRVTLVVSGDDESIEEIGPRIPSSGSPASGEPFLKIFEAAGRDFYKIDPMLFSPAEVILQNVETGQVHRFGRIEPDVVLTSFGL; this is translated from the coding sequence GTGGAAGACGAACTGAACGAACCGATGCTCAACGACATGGCCTGGGATCTCGTCCAGCAGGCAGTCTTCGCGGCGGATGAGTTCCGCATTGAGATTCCCGATCCCAATTCGTACGCGACGATCCTCGACTTTGGCGTCGAAGCGGAAGGAAGCCTCGGAGCCGGCATCGCGCTGGCCGAGATCACCCTTGCCGGTCAGGCCGAGGTGTCGCTGACTCCCGGCAGCCTCGGTGAGGTGGGTTGGCCGCACGTATTCGTGACCACTGATTCCCCCGTCGAAGCCTGCCTGCTCAGCCAGTATGCCGGCTGGCAACTCACCGGAGACGACTTCTTCGGCATGGGCTCGGGACCGATGCGGGCCGCCGCGGGTGCCGAGGATCTCTTCAAGGCGCTCGAATACCGCGAAGACGCGACGCATGTCGTGGGAGTGATCGAATCGGGCGACTTCCCGACCGAGGACGTCGTCGAAACGATCGCCGGGAAATGCGGCGTGGAACCGGGCAATATCGCATTGCTCGTTGCACCGACCGCCAGCCTGGCCGGGAGCTTCCAGGTCGTCTCACGCAGCGTCGAGACGGCGATGCACAAGCTGCTGGAACTCGGTTTCGATGTCACGCGGGTCGAGTCTGGCATGGGGTGGGCGCCGCTGGCCCCCGTCGCTGCGGACGATCTGCAGGGGATCGGCCGGACGAACGATGCGATCCTGTATGGCGGCCGGGTCACGCTGGTTGTCAGCGGAGATGACGAATCAATCGAAGAGATTGGTCCCCGGATTCCCTCCTCCGGTTCTCCCGCGAGCGGGGAGCCATTCCTGAAGATCTTCGAAGCGGCCGGACGGGACTTTTACAAGATCGACCCGATGCTGTTCAGCCCCGCTGAGGTGATCCTTCAGAACGTCGAGACGGGCCAGGTGCACCGGTTCGGCCGGATCGAGCCGGACGTCGTTTTGACCTCGTTCGGACTCTGA
- the hisN gene encoding histidinol-phosphatase produces the protein MTDSMENVSQPVRERLEFGLAEARNASKLILRYYHAADLSVELKADESPVTAADRGAEELLRKAIEKAFPDDGILGEELGETPGTSGYRWILDPVDGTKSFIHGVPLFGTLVGLEFEGKCVAGISRFPALDEVVYAARGGGAWWQKGTATPTQVQVKQTNQISESLFCYTAAELFDRVGARSVYDSLSRKAKVSRGWGDCYGHMLVATGRADLMVDPLLSIWDAAALIPIVSEAGGLFVDWTGQESQTGGNGISMTPGLKDAVLELTRPAVKS, from the coding sequence ATGACTGATTCCATGGAGAACGTGTCGCAACCGGTCCGTGAGCGGTTGGAATTCGGCCTGGCGGAGGCGCGAAACGCGTCGAAGCTGATCCTCCGTTACTACCATGCGGCCGACCTCAGCGTCGAATTGAAGGCAGATGAGTCGCCCGTCACCGCCGCCGATCGCGGTGCCGAGGAACTGCTCCGCAAGGCGATCGAGAAGGCGTTTCCCGACGACGGGATCCTCGGCGAAGAGCTGGGAGAGACACCCGGCACGAGTGGATACCGCTGGATTCTCGACCCGGTCGACGGCACCAAGTCGTTCATTCACGGTGTGCCGCTGTTCGGGACTCTGGTCGGACTCGAGTTCGAAGGAAAGTGCGTCGCGGGCATCAGCCGGTTTCCCGCACTCGACGAAGTGGTTTACGCGGCGCGCGGCGGCGGTGCCTGGTGGCAGAAGGGAACCGCCACGCCGACACAGGTCCAGGTGAAGCAGACGAACCAGATCAGCGAGAGTCTCTTCTGCTATACGGCGGCAGAGCTGTTCGATCGCGTCGGAGCCCGTTCCGTATACGACTCCCTCTCGCGTAAGGCGAAAGTCAGCCGCGGCTGGGGAGACTGCTACGGCCACATGCTGGTCGCGACCGGCCGGGCGGATCTGATGGTCGACCCGCTGCTGAGTATCTGGGATGCGGCGGCGCTGATCCCGATCGTGTCCGAAGCGGGAGGTCTGTTCGTCGACTGGACTGGTCAGGAATCGCAGACCGGCGGCAACGGCATTTCGATGACGCCAGGATTGAAGGATGCCGTCCTCGAACTGACGCGACCGGCGGTGAAATCGTAG
- a CDS encoding lactate racemase domain-containing protein, which yields MSTERTVLTDDEVRSWFESSVPVEEFKGQRVLVIVPDYTRTAPLPLLFGALFERLRPVVAQLDVMIALGTHPPMSEEHICRLLGIDPDERSRLFFQTEFINHEWDVPSSLMTIGTLTEDQTSEITGGLLSREVPVKINRRIEDYDTLLVLGPVFPHEVVGFSGGNKYFFPGISGPELLNFFHWLGALITNVGIIGVKDTAVRRVVDRAATLIPNQKRAITFVVTSDGTARLHGLFYGTPEEAWNDAADLSGQTHIKRMPKPFKTVLSCAPPMYDELWTAGKCMYKLEPVVADGGELIIYAPHMTEISVTHGKVIHEIGYHCRDYFTKQWDRFKDYPWGVLAHSTHVRGGGTFEDGVENCRVQVTLASQVPREVCETINLGYRDPDTINPEDFANREDEDILLVRKAGEQLYRLEE from the coding sequence ATGTCCACCGAACGCACGGTGTTAACAGACGACGAGGTCCGCAGCTGGTTCGAATCATCCGTTCCGGTTGAGGAATTCAAGGGGCAGCGCGTCCTCGTGATCGTTCCAGATTATACACGTACGGCTCCCTTGCCGTTGCTTTTTGGCGCTCTTTTCGAGCGACTTCGACCGGTCGTCGCCCAGCTCGACGTCATGATCGCGCTGGGGACGCATCCTCCGATGTCGGAGGAGCACATCTGCCGGCTGCTGGGAATCGATCCGGACGAGCGATCGCGCCTCTTCTTCCAGACCGAATTCATCAATCACGAATGGGACGTCCCTTCGAGTCTGATGACGATCGGCACGCTGACGGAAGATCAGACCAGCGAGATTACCGGCGGTCTGCTCTCTCGCGAAGTTCCCGTGAAGATCAACAGGCGGATCGAGGACTACGACACGCTGCTCGTGCTCGGACCCGTCTTCCCGCACGAGGTCGTCGGCTTCTCCGGGGGCAACAAGTATTTCTTCCCGGGAATCTCGGGGCCGGAGCTCCTCAACTTCTTCCACTGGCTCGGAGCGCTCATCACCAACGTCGGCATCATCGGCGTCAAGGACACGGCCGTCCGCCGCGTCGTCGACCGGGCGGCGACGCTGATTCCGAATCAGAAGCGGGCGATCACGTTCGTCGTCACGTCCGACGGCACAGCCCGCCTGCACGGTCTGTTCTACGGGACGCCGGAAGAGGCGTGGAACGACGCGGCCGACCTGTCTGGGCAGACGCACATCAAACGGATGCCAAAGCCGTTCAAGACGGTGCTCTCCTGTGCTCCGCCCATGTATGACGAGCTGTGGACGGCGGGCAAGTGCATGTACAAGCTCGAGCCAGTCGTTGCCGACGGCGGCGAACTGATCATCTACGCCCCCCACATGACGGAAATCTCGGTCACGCACGGAAAGGTGATTCACGAGATCGGTTACCACTGCCGTGACTACTTCACGAAACAGTGGGACCGGTTCAAGGATTACCCGTGGGGAGTGCTGGCGCACTCGACGCACGTGCGGGGTGGCGGCACGTTCGAGGATGGCGTCGAAAACTGCCGCGTACAGGTAACGCTCGCCTCGCAGGTTCCGCGTGAAGTGTGCGAGACGATCAACCTCGGCTATCGCGATCCGGACACGATCAATCCGGAAGACTTCGCGAATCGTGAGGACGAAGACATCCTGCTGGTCCGCAAGGCGGGCGAGCAGCTGTACCGGCTGGAGGAGTAA
- a CDS encoding type II secretion system F family protein — translation MGHRTDESDADRSRRSGGIIPAVHLIVWGLLVAWLLLGVPRYSQMFADFGIEVSSTSMLAIQLADFATVFWPVLLAGLIALAVVSYVIDDGLARAGSVLFRSAWLLLGVTLPLITTAVTYLALERNLATLIENFS, via the coding sequence ATGGGCCACAGGACCGACGAATCCGACGCGGATCGCTCGAGGCGTAGCGGCGGTATCATCCCGGCAGTGCATCTGATCGTCTGGGGCCTGCTTGTCGCATGGCTGCTGCTGGGCGTCCCCAGGTACAGCCAGATGTTTGCCGACTTCGGGATCGAAGTCTCCTCGACCAGTATGCTGGCCATTCAGCTGGCCGACTTTGCGACCGTTTTCTGGCCTGTTTTGCTGGCGGGACTCATCGCATTGGCCGTCGTCTCGTACGTCATCGACGACGGACTCGCCCGGGCCGGAAGCGTGCTCTTTCGCAGCGCCTGGCTTCTGCTGGGAGTCACTCTCCCGCTGATCACCACCGCGGTCACGTATCTTGCGCTCGAACGCAATCTCGCGACACTGATCGAGAATTTCTCCTGA
- a CDS encoding TolC family protein: MSAGDRPYRATGLLAVIVLFTAGCRYGTEWCIEQRVGRMTSMPVDLTEPAEVRLETLPHESPAESQGEDAEPPPPPPADPASASESGPALSEMSDDTASDADTLRASIEPVVFDETEALAADQNGVEVVSLFQQDDTDTDGVIRQQPLSVPEALPGADAPPLQLPPFDPQKSFEERRDEIRSLYPELPALGPDPLDFDDGTVALRLADLQRMAMDNSPVLRQAAADVEKARGNAIQVGLYPNPRFGYQADTINTGNTAGLNGVFFSQEIVTADKLLIARQSALMEVRAAEAALRKARISLASDVRRGYFDVLVAGERIRLTRALAGLVDDALQAQIDLVQGGEAAPYEALQIRVFAMRVRNKVIQSENEYYAAWRQLAAALGMPQLPPAPLEGSVTVPGPVVDHQAALAYMMSQHTDLAMARSQIGRAATGLRLQQVTPIPNIDVSTTLFHDDTSPANDMAFNVQIGIPVPVFNKNQGNIVTAEADLVRTQQDLQQTYNDLTGRLAAVYATYASNLAISERYRTQILPDQVRVYRGIYDRFWQADASNDFTLVIQAQQTLFAAVNEYLDALSAQWNAVVDLAEVVQVDDLYAMEMLMGGAMPQQLSAPLPVPAPAESLPPADNEDE, translated from the coding sequence ATGTCAGCAGGAGATCGGCCATACCGGGCAACGGGGCTGCTCGCTGTGATCGTTCTGTTCACGGCGGGATGCCGCTACGGGACGGAATGGTGCATCGAACAGCGAGTGGGCCGCATGACCAGCATGCCGGTCGATCTGACAGAGCCCGCGGAAGTCCGCCTCGAGACGCTACCGCATGAGTCTCCCGCCGAATCGCAGGGCGAAGACGCAGAGCCCCCGCCTCCACCTCCTGCTGACCCGGCAAGTGCGTCGGAATCGGGACCGGCCTTGAGCGAGATGTCAGACGACACGGCCTCGGACGCCGACACGCTCCGGGCAAGTATCGAACCGGTCGTATTCGACGAAACAGAAGCTCTCGCAGCCGATCAGAACGGCGTGGAAGTCGTCTCGCTGTTCCAGCAGGATGATACCGACACGGACGGAGTGATCCGGCAGCAGCCGCTGAGCGTCCCGGAAGCTCTGCCGGGAGCCGACGCGCCGCCGCTGCAGCTCCCCCCCTTCGATCCGCAGAAGTCATTCGAAGAGCGGCGGGATGAAATCCGCAGTCTGTATCCGGAACTGCCGGCACTGGGACCGGATCCGCTCGACTTCGACGACGGCACGGTGGCGCTGCGGCTCGCCGACCTGCAGCGGATGGCCATGGACAACAGCCCGGTTTTGCGGCAGGCAGCCGCCGACGTCGAGAAGGCCCGCGGAAATGCGATTCAGGTCGGGCTCTATCCGAATCCCCGGTTCGGGTATCAGGCGGACACGATCAATACCGGTAACACCGCCGGACTGAACGGAGTCTTCTTTTCGCAGGAGATCGTCACTGCGGACAAGCTGCTGATCGCCCGGCAGTCGGCGCTGATGGAAGTCCGTGCGGCCGAAGCCGCCCTCCGTAAGGCCCGCATCAGTCTGGCCAGCGACGTGCGACGTGGCTACTTCGATGTGCTGGTGGCGGGGGAGCGGATTCGACTCACGCGTGCGCTGGCCGGTCTCGTCGACGACGCCCTGCAGGCCCAGATTGATCTGGTGCAGGGGGGCGAAGCGGCACCGTACGAGGCGCTGCAGATCCGCGTCTTTGCGATGCGGGTCCGCAACAAGGTCATTCAGTCGGAAAACGAGTACTACGCCGCCTGGAGACAGTTGGCGGCGGCGCTCGGGATGCCGCAGTTGCCGCCCGCTCCACTCGAAGGCTCGGTGACCGTGCCGGGTCCGGTCGTCGATCATCAGGCGGCTCTGGCCTACATGATGTCGCAGCACACCGACTTGGCGATGGCCCGTAGTCAGATCGGTCGTGCCGCGACCGGGCTCCGGCTGCAGCAGGTCACGCCGATCCCGAACATCGACGTTTCGACGACGCTATTCCATGACGACACGTCGCCGGCGAACGACATGGCGTTCAATGTGCAGATCGGCATCCCTGTGCCCGTTTTCAACAAGAACCAGGGGAACATCGTCACCGCCGAGGCGGACCTGGTCCGCACGCAGCAGGATCTGCAGCAGACGTACAACGACCTGACCGGACGGCTCGCGGCAGTCTACGCCACGTACGCCAGCAATCTGGCGATCAGCGAGCGGTACCGGACCCAGATTCTGCCTGATCAGGTACGCGTCTATCGCGGCATCTACGATCGCTTCTGGCAGGCGGACGCTTCGAACGACTTCACGCTGGTCATTCAGGCGCAGCAGACGTTGTTCGCAGCCGTCAACGAGTACCTGGATGCTCTCTCGGCTCAGTGGAATGCCGTCGTCGACCTGGCCGAGGTGGTGCAGGTGGATGACCTGTACGCGATGGAGATGCTGATGGGGGGAGCGATGCCGCAGCAGTTGTCGGCTCCGTTGCCTGTTCCGGCCCCCGCCGAGTCGTTGCCGCCTGCCGACAACGAGGACGAGTAG